A genome region from Tursiops truncatus isolate mTurTru1 chromosome 15, mTurTru1.mat.Y, whole genome shotgun sequence includes the following:
- the NTN3 gene encoding netrin-3 yields the protein MPGWPWGLLLAAGTISAALSPGPPGPADPCHDEGGAPRGCVPGLVNAALGREVLASSTCGRPATRACDASDPRRAHPATLLTSAGGTTSPVCWRSDSLTQVPLNVTLTVPLGKAFELVFVSLRFCSAPPTSVALLKSQDHGRSWTPLGFFSSRCGLDYGRVPAPADGPVGLGPEALCFPEPQAQPDGGGLLAFSVQDGSPPGLDLDSSPVLQDWVTATDIQVVLTRPTMLGDTRDATAMVPYSYSATELQVGGRCKCNGHASRCLLDTQGHLICDCRHGTEGPDCGRCKPFYCDRPWQRATAREAHACLACSCNGHARRCRFNMELYRLSGRRSGGVCLNCRHNTAGRHCHYCQEGFYRDPGRALSDRRACRACDCHPVGAAGKTCNQTTGQCPCKDGVTGLTCNRCAPGFQQSRSPVAPCVKTPVPGPTEESSPVEPQDCNLHCKPARGSYRISLKKFCRKDYAVQVAVRARGEARGSWTRFPVAVLAVFRSGEERARRGSSALWVPARDAACGCPRLLPDRRYLLLGGGPGAAAGGPEGRGPGLSAARGSLVLPWRDAWTRRLRRLQRRERRGRCGAA from the exons ATGCCCGGCTGGCCCTGGGGGCTGCTGCTGGCCGCGGGCACAATCTCGGCCGCGCTGAGCCCAGGGCCGCCGGGGCCCGCCGACCCCTGCCATGACGAGGGGGGCGCGCCCCGCGGTTGCGTGCCCGGCCTGGTGAACGCGGCCTTGGGCCGCGAGGTGCTGGCGTCCAGCACGTGCGGGCGGCCGGCCACGCGGGCCTGCGACGCTTCGGACCCGCGGCGGGCACACCCTGCCACCCTCCTGACCTCCGCAGGGGGCACCACAAGCCCGGTGTGCTGGCGTTCGGACTCGCTGACGCAGGTGCCCCTCAACGTGACCCTCACAGTGCCCCTCGGCAAGGCTTTTGAGCTGGTGTTCGTGAGCCTGCGCTTCTGCTCTGCACCCCCCACTTCGGTGGCCCTGCTCAAGTCGCAGGACCATGGCCGAAGCTGGACCCCACTGGGCTTCTTCTCCTCCCGCTGTGGCCTGGACTATGGCCGCGTGCCTGCCCCTGCAGATGGCCCAGTTGGCCTGGGGCCCGAAGCCCTGTGCTTCCCtgagccccaggcccagcctgaTGGGGGTGGCCTTCTGGCCTTCAGCGTGCAGGACGGCAGCCCGCCAGGCCTGGATCTGGACAGCAGCCCGGTGCTCCAAGACTGGGTGACCGCCACAGACATTCAAGTAGTGCTCACAAGGCCTACCATGCTGGGGGACACGAGGGACGCCACGGCCATGGTCCCTTACTCTTACTCAGCCACTGAGCTCCAGGTGGGCGGGCGCTGCAAGTGCAATGGGCATGCCTCCAGGTGCCTGCTGGACACCCAGGGCCATTTGATCTGCGACTGCCGGCATGGCACCGAGGGCCCCGACTGCGGCCGCTGCAAGCCCTTCTACTGCGACAGGCCATGGCAGCGGGCCACAGCCCGGGAAGCCCACGCCTGCCTTG CTTGCTCCTGCAATGGCCATGCCCGCCGCTGCCGCTTCAACATGGAGCTGTACCGACTGTCTGGCCGCCGCAGTGGAGGTGTCTGCCTCAACTGCCGGCATAATACTGCCGGCCGGCACTGCCACTACTGCCAGGAGGGCTTCTATCGAGACCCAGGCCGTGCCCTGAGTGACCGCCGCGCTTGTAGGG CCTGTGACTGTCACCCTGTTGGTGCTGCTGGCAAAACCTGCAACCAGACCACAGGCCAGTGTCCCTGCAAGGATGGCGTCACTGGCCTCACCTGCAACCGCTGTGCCCCTGGCTTCCAGCAGAGCCGCTCTCCAGTGGCACCCTGCGTTA AGACCCCTGTCCCTGGACCCACTGAGGAGAGCAGCCCTGTGGAGCCCCAGG ACTGCAACTTGCACTGCAAACCTGCCCGTGGCAGCTACCGCATCAGCTTGAAGAAGTTCTGCAGGAAGGACTACG CGGTGCAGGTGGCGGTGCGCGCGCGCGGCGAGGCGCGCGGCTCCTGGACGCGCTTCCCGGTGGCCGTGCTTGCCGTGTTCCGGAGCGGCGAGGAGCGCGCGCGGCGCGGGAGCAGCGCGCTGTGGGTGCCTGCGCGGGACGCCGCCTGCGGCTGCCCGCGCCTACTACCGGACCGCCGCTACCTGCTGCTGGGGGGCGGACCGGGGGCCGCGGCCGGGGGTCCCGAGGGCCGGGGGCCCGGGCTCAGCGCCGCCCGCGGGAGCCTCGTGTTGCCTTGGCGGGATGCGTGGACGAGGCGCCTTCGGAGGCTGCAGAGGCGCGAGCGGCGGGGGCGCTGCGGGGCGGCCTGA
- the TEDC2 gene encoding tubulin epsilon and delta complex protein 2 isoform X2, whose amino-acid sequence MDTAFTLLAGSSRRLVAELRDALDSCAERQRQLERSLRVSRRLLRAWEPAETLAPEPTPGPETNEEAPSAACIPSPQDLKELELLTQALEKAVRVRKGISKAGEGNKAPSLKSGSIATSPATRASYPPSTSHRAGSRASETKPPRGILQTRVPTKDLPERRLLSVGDQACMGQGAGATKPKSGLRNEQIVLSAASQAPEAFTLKDKGILLQLPEAFRKAASRNSRLWAQLSSTQTSDSVDAATTAKTQFLQKMQTTSGWPGPRLSATEVEAEVRHLQKACLLLRLRMGEELTAVVEQQLGPWPEGRFPRASLPCGGGADPIWSPQLLLYSSTQELQTLAALRLRVAMLHQQIHLEKVLMAELLPLVSKQEPLGPPWLALCRAVHSLLCEGGQRFLTILREDKPAD is encoded by the exons ATGGATACCGCCTTCACGTTGCTTGCCGGCAGCTCGCGCCG GCTAGTGGCCGAGCTGCGTGACGCCCTGGACTCCTGCGCCGAGCGACAGCGGCAGCTGGAGCGGAGCCTGCGAGTCTCCCGGCGGCTGCTGCGTGCCTG GGAACCAGCCGAGACCCTGGCTCCGGAGCCAACCCCAGGGCCAGAAACTAATGAAGAGGCCCCATCTGCAG CATGCATACCCAGCCCGCAAGACCTCAAGGAGCTGGAGCTTCTGACCCAGGCACTGGAGAAGGCTGTACGGGTGCGAAAAGGCATATCAAAGGCTGGAGAAGGAAACAAGGCCCCCAGCCTGAAGTCTGGATCCATTGCCACTTCCCCTGCCACCAGAGCCTCTTACCCACCCAGCACCTCACACAGGGCTGGCAGCCGTGCATCAGAGACAAAACCTCCCAGGGGCATCCTCCAAACCAGGGTGCCTACCAAGGACCTCCCTGAGCGCAGGCTTCTGTCAGTGGGGGATCAGGCCTGTATGGGGCAAGGGGCTGGAGCCACCAAGCCTAAATCAGGCCTCAGGAACGAACAAATAGTCCTGTCGGCTGCTTCTCAGGCCCCAGAAGCTTTTACACTCAAGGATAAGGG GATCCTGCTGCAGCTGCCTGAGGCCTTCAGGAAAGCGGCTTCCCGGAATTCCCG CCTGTGGGCCCAGCTCAGCTCTACACAGACCAGTGATTCTGTGGATGCTGCTACCACCGCCAAAACGCAGTTCCTCCAGAAAATGCAGACAACT TCAGGCTGGCCTGGCCCCAGGCTCAGTGCCACCGAGGTGGAGGCAGAGGTGCGGCACCTGCAGAAGGCCTGCTTGCTGCTAAGACTTCGAATGGGGGAAGAGCTCACGGCAG TGGTGGAACAGCAGCTGGGGCCGTGGCCTGAGGGGAGGTTCCCCAGGGCCTCCTTGCCCTGTGGAGGAGGAGCAGACCCTATCTGGAGCCCCCAGTTGCTTCTCTACTCTAGTACCCAGGAGCTGCAGACCCTGGCGGCCCTCAGGCTGCGGGTGGCCATGCTGCACCAGCAGATCCACCTGGAAAAG GTCCTGATGGCCGAACTCCTCCCCCTGGTGAGCAAGCAGGAGCCGCTGGGGCCACCCTGGCTAGCGCTGTGCCGGGCTGTCCACAGCCTGCTCTGTGAGGGAGGCCAGCGCTTCCTCACCATCCTACGAGAAGATAAGCCTGCTGACTGA
- the TEDC2 gene encoding tubulin epsilon and delta complex protein 2 isoform X4 — MDTAFTLLAGSSRRLVAELRDALDSCAERQRQLERSLRVSRRLLRAWEPAETLAPEPTPGPETNEEAPSAACIPSPQDLKELELLTQALEKAVRVRKGISKAGEGNKAPSLKSGSIATSPATRASYPPSTSHRAGSRASETKPPRGILQTRVPTKDLPERRLLSVGDQACMGQGAGATKPKSGLRNEQIVLSAASQAPEAFTLKDKGILLQLPEAFRKAASRNSRLWAQLSSTQTSDSVDAATTAKTQFLQKMQTTSGWPGPRLSATEVEAEVRHLQKACLLLRLRMGEELTADPKDWMQEYRCLLTLEELQAIVGQCLHRLRELCTVPRSCRPWRPSGCGWPCCTSRSTWKRS, encoded by the exons ATGGATACCGCCTTCACGTTGCTTGCCGGCAGCTCGCGCCG GCTAGTGGCCGAGCTGCGTGACGCCCTGGACTCCTGCGCCGAGCGACAGCGGCAGCTGGAGCGGAGCCTGCGAGTCTCCCGGCGGCTGCTGCGTGCCTG GGAACCAGCCGAGACCCTGGCTCCGGAGCCAACCCCAGGGCCAGAAACTAATGAAGAGGCCCCATCTGCAG CATGCATACCCAGCCCGCAAGACCTCAAGGAGCTGGAGCTTCTGACCCAGGCACTGGAGAAGGCTGTACGGGTGCGAAAAGGCATATCAAAGGCTGGAGAAGGAAACAAGGCCCCCAGCCTGAAGTCTGGATCCATTGCCACTTCCCCTGCCACCAGAGCCTCTTACCCACCCAGCACCTCACACAGGGCTGGCAGCCGTGCATCAGAGACAAAACCTCCCAGGGGCATCCTCCAAACCAGGGTGCCTACCAAGGACCTCCCTGAGCGCAGGCTTCTGTCAGTGGGGGATCAGGCCTGTATGGGGCAAGGGGCTGGAGCCACCAAGCCTAAATCAGGCCTCAGGAACGAACAAATAGTCCTGTCGGCTGCTTCTCAGGCCCCAGAAGCTTTTACACTCAAGGATAAGGG GATCCTGCTGCAGCTGCCTGAGGCCTTCAGGAAAGCGGCTTCCCGGAATTCCCG CCTGTGGGCCCAGCTCAGCTCTACACAGACCAGTGATTCTGTGGATGCTGCTACCACCGCCAAAACGCAGTTCCTCCAGAAAATGCAGACAACT TCAGGCTGGCCTGGCCCCAGGCTCAGTGCCACCGAGGTGGAGGCAGAGGTGCGGCACCTGCAGAAGGCCTGCTTGCTGCTAAGACTTCGAATGGGGGAAGAGCTCACGGCAG ACCCCAAGGACTGGATGCAGGAGTACCGCTGCCTGCTCACCTTGGAGGAGCTGCAGGCCATCGTGGGGCAGTGTCTCCACAGGCTGCGGGAGCTATGCACAG TACCCAGGAGCTGCAGACCCTGGCGGCCCTCAGGCTGCGGGTGGCCATGCTGCACCAGCAGATCCACCTGGAAAAG GTCCTGA
- the TEDC2 gene encoding tubulin epsilon and delta complex protein 2 isoform X1, translating to MDTAFTLLAGSSRRLVAELRDALDSCAERQRQLERSLRVSRRLLRAWEPAETLAPEPTPGPETNEEAPSAACIPSPQDLKELELLTQALEKAVRVRKGISKAGEGNKAPSLKSGSIATSPATRASYPPSTSHRAGSRASETKPPRGILQTRVPTKDLPERRLLSVGDQACMGQGAGATKPKSGLRNEQIVLSAASQAPEAFTLKDKGILLQLPEAFRKAASRNSRLWAQLSSTQTSDSVDAATTAKTQFLQKMQTTSGWPGPRLSATEVEAEVRHLQKACLLLRLRMGEELTADPKDWMQEYRCLLTLEELQAIVGQCLHRLRELCTVVEQQLGPWPEGRFPRASLPCGGGADPIWSPQLLLYSSTQELQTLAALRLRVAMLHQQIHLEKVLMAELLPLVSKQEPLGPPWLALCRAVHSLLCEGGQRFLTILREDKPAD from the exons ATGGATACCGCCTTCACGTTGCTTGCCGGCAGCTCGCGCCG GCTAGTGGCCGAGCTGCGTGACGCCCTGGACTCCTGCGCCGAGCGACAGCGGCAGCTGGAGCGGAGCCTGCGAGTCTCCCGGCGGCTGCTGCGTGCCTG GGAACCAGCCGAGACCCTGGCTCCGGAGCCAACCCCAGGGCCAGAAACTAATGAAGAGGCCCCATCTGCAG CATGCATACCCAGCCCGCAAGACCTCAAGGAGCTGGAGCTTCTGACCCAGGCACTGGAGAAGGCTGTACGGGTGCGAAAAGGCATATCAAAGGCTGGAGAAGGAAACAAGGCCCCCAGCCTGAAGTCTGGATCCATTGCCACTTCCCCTGCCACCAGAGCCTCTTACCCACCCAGCACCTCACACAGGGCTGGCAGCCGTGCATCAGAGACAAAACCTCCCAGGGGCATCCTCCAAACCAGGGTGCCTACCAAGGACCTCCCTGAGCGCAGGCTTCTGTCAGTGGGGGATCAGGCCTGTATGGGGCAAGGGGCTGGAGCCACCAAGCCTAAATCAGGCCTCAGGAACGAACAAATAGTCCTGTCGGCTGCTTCTCAGGCCCCAGAAGCTTTTACACTCAAGGATAAGGG GATCCTGCTGCAGCTGCCTGAGGCCTTCAGGAAAGCGGCTTCCCGGAATTCCCG CCTGTGGGCCCAGCTCAGCTCTACACAGACCAGTGATTCTGTGGATGCTGCTACCACCGCCAAAACGCAGTTCCTCCAGAAAATGCAGACAACT TCAGGCTGGCCTGGCCCCAGGCTCAGTGCCACCGAGGTGGAGGCAGAGGTGCGGCACCTGCAGAAGGCCTGCTTGCTGCTAAGACTTCGAATGGGGGAAGAGCTCACGGCAG ACCCCAAGGACTGGATGCAGGAGTACCGCTGCCTGCTCACCTTGGAGGAGCTGCAGGCCATCGTGGGGCAGTGTCTCCACAGGCTGCGGGAGCTATGCACAG TGGTGGAACAGCAGCTGGGGCCGTGGCCTGAGGGGAGGTTCCCCAGGGCCTCCTTGCCCTGTGGAGGAGGAGCAGACCCTATCTGGAGCCCCCAGTTGCTTCTCTACTCTAGTACCCAGGAGCTGCAGACCCTGGCGGCCCTCAGGCTGCGGGTGGCCATGCTGCACCAGCAGATCCACCTGGAAAAG GTCCTGATGGCCGAACTCCTCCCCCTGGTGAGCAAGCAGGAGCCGCTGGGGCCACCCTGGCTAGCGCTGTGCCGGGCTGTCCACAGCCTGCTCTGTGAGGGAGGCCAGCGCTTCCTCACCATCCTACGAGAAGATAAGCCTGCTGACTGA
- the TEDC2 gene encoding tubulin epsilon and delta complex protein 2 isoform X3: MDTAFTLLAGSSRRLVAELRDALDSCAERQRQLERSLRVSRRLLRAWEPAETLAPEPTPGPETNEEAPSAACIPSPQDLKELELLTQALEKAVRVRKGISKAGEGNKAPSLKSGSIATSPATRASYPPSTSHRAGSRASETKPPRGILQTRVPTKDLPERRLLSVGDQACMGQGAGATKPKSGLRNEQIVLSAASQAPEAFTLKDKGILLQLPEAFRKAASRNSRLWAQLSSTQTSDSVDAATTAKTQFLQKMQTTSGWPGPRLSATEVEAEVRHLQKACLLLRLRMGEELTADPKDWMQEYRCLLTLEELQAIVGQCLHRLRELCTVPRSCRPWRPSGCGWPCCTSRSTWKRYF; the protein is encoded by the exons ATGGATACCGCCTTCACGTTGCTTGCCGGCAGCTCGCGCCG GCTAGTGGCCGAGCTGCGTGACGCCCTGGACTCCTGCGCCGAGCGACAGCGGCAGCTGGAGCGGAGCCTGCGAGTCTCCCGGCGGCTGCTGCGTGCCTG GGAACCAGCCGAGACCCTGGCTCCGGAGCCAACCCCAGGGCCAGAAACTAATGAAGAGGCCCCATCTGCAG CATGCATACCCAGCCCGCAAGACCTCAAGGAGCTGGAGCTTCTGACCCAGGCACTGGAGAAGGCTGTACGGGTGCGAAAAGGCATATCAAAGGCTGGAGAAGGAAACAAGGCCCCCAGCCTGAAGTCTGGATCCATTGCCACTTCCCCTGCCACCAGAGCCTCTTACCCACCCAGCACCTCACACAGGGCTGGCAGCCGTGCATCAGAGACAAAACCTCCCAGGGGCATCCTCCAAACCAGGGTGCCTACCAAGGACCTCCCTGAGCGCAGGCTTCTGTCAGTGGGGGATCAGGCCTGTATGGGGCAAGGGGCTGGAGCCACCAAGCCTAAATCAGGCCTCAGGAACGAACAAATAGTCCTGTCGGCTGCTTCTCAGGCCCCAGAAGCTTTTACACTCAAGGATAAGGG GATCCTGCTGCAGCTGCCTGAGGCCTTCAGGAAAGCGGCTTCCCGGAATTCCCG CCTGTGGGCCCAGCTCAGCTCTACACAGACCAGTGATTCTGTGGATGCTGCTACCACCGCCAAAACGCAGTTCCTCCAGAAAATGCAGACAACT TCAGGCTGGCCTGGCCCCAGGCTCAGTGCCACCGAGGTGGAGGCAGAGGTGCGGCACCTGCAGAAGGCCTGCTTGCTGCTAAGACTTCGAATGGGGGAAGAGCTCACGGCAG ACCCCAAGGACTGGATGCAGGAGTACCGCTGCCTGCTCACCTTGGAGGAGCTGCAGGCCATCGTGGGGCAGTGTCTCCACAGGCTGCGGGAGCTATGCACAG TACCCAGGAGCTGCAGACCCTGGCGGCCCTCAGGCTGCGGGTGGCCATGCTGCACCAGCAGATCCACCTGGAAAAGGTACTTCTAG